In Tribolium castaneum strain GA2 chromosome 4, icTriCast1.1, whole genome shotgun sequence, one DNA window encodes the following:
- the LOC103315168 gene encoding zinc finger protein 557 isoform X1 — MRHLEQEVSSSDQCKAEYLDNFLEIKEEIPNLILDECENFMKNEFTSDEESGSNLHLDLNNDSESDEDDTAVKKRRNRRKSLVPQKAVQLEVSQNGSMFSGSESSQDLIEKTQSLCSSDTNIDKFLLSDNLNALEMPDNDDLLNINEEDIFKDLQEEADGEKLDDEILDNVKEEWRAHWGVKCNMCEQVFPYKTEFDKHYQDNYGLIPVYTCTFCNKTAEKYSTFRSHCYRHITEGRYKCQACPKGFSLQSMLHVHVLAKHTKAKPFKCDECGKSFVTKPGLKIHLRKHKTELKEDYPCVECGKILHTRGGLTSHMNVHRLGRRFMCDVCGKTFTQKVNMQQHVKQHTGDKPHGCDKCGKTFAEKSHLARHYSFHSDQRPFKCDVCQKMYKTERCLKVHSLVHAAARPFVCSYCSKGFLSSTKLKQHFNIHTGERPYKCKYCERTFTNYPNWLKHTRRRHKVDHKTGENLGPKVPKEETSQSTVIETTDTSEQLVADISLSKTEELLLQQGLLNFPLTDDKFVIPQQIDFLAGTSNNSVGVIVPYFQTSLPNHQTLIQGSNNVMTMQFSDLVHSQYLQQPLM, encoded by the exons atgagacACCTCGAGCAAGAAGTTTCAAGCTCGGATCAGTGTAAAGCGGAGTATTTGGATAACTTCCTTGAGATAAAGGAGGAAATTCCGAACTTAATCTTAGACGAATGCGAGAATTTCATGAAAAATGAGTTTACGAGTGACGAGGAGAGTGGTAGTAATTTGCACTTAGATTTGAACAATGATAGTGAGAGTGATGAGGATGATACAGCGGTTAAAAAACGCCGAAACCGGCGAAAATCGCTTGTGCCACAGAAAGCTGTCCAGTTGGAAGTTAGCCAGAACGGTTCAATGTTCAGTGGTTCCGAATCCTCTCAGGATTTGATAGAGAAGACACAAAGTCTTTGCTCTTCAGACACTAACATTGATAAATTCCTCCTATCAGATAACTTGAATGCCTTAGAAATGCCAGATAACGACgatttattaaacataaacGAGGAAGACATTTTCAAAGACTTGCAAGAGGAAGCTGATGGTGAGAAATTAGACGATGAAATTTTGGACAATGTGAAGGAGGAATGGAGGGCTCATTGGGGGGTCAAATGTAACATGTGCGAGCAAGTCTTTCCCTACAAAACTGAATTTGATAAACACTACCAAGACAATTATGGCTTAATTCCCGTGTATACTTGCACTTTTTGCAACAAGACTGCTGAAAAATATTCCACCTTTAGGTCTCACTGTTACAGGCATATAACAGAAGGGCGCTACAA GTGTCAAGCGTGTCCTAAAGGTTTTAGTTTACAAAGCATGTTACACGTCCATGTGTTAGCAAAGCACACGAAAGCTAAGCCTTTTAAGTGTGATGAGTGTGGTAAGAGCTTCGTTACTAAACCAGGACTTAAAATTCATCTTAGAAAACACAAGACTGAACTCAAGGAGGATTACCCGTGTGTGGAGTGTGGTAAAAT ATTACACACTCGAGGCGGTTTAACCTCTCACATGAACGTCCACCGGTTAGGCCGCCGTTTCATGTGTGACGTTTGCGGTAAAACGTTCACCCAAAAAGTGAACATGCAACAACACGTCAAACAACACACTGGTGATAAACCCCACGGTTGTGATAAATGTGGCAAAAC TTTTGCAGAAAAATCACACTTGGCGCGCCATTACAGCTTCCACAGCGACCAGCGGCCGTTTAAGTGTGATGTGTGCCAAAAAATGTACAAGACTGAACGTTGTTTAAAAGTCCATAGTTTAGTACATGCTGCGGCCAGACCCTTCGTTTGTAGTTATTGCAGTAAGGGCTTTTTGAGTAGCACCAAATTGAag CAACACTTTAATATTCATACAGGTGAACGGCCTTACAAGTGTAAATATTGCGAACGCACATTTACGAATTATCCAAATTGGCTGAAACACACACGAAGACGACATAAAGTTGATCACAAGACTGGAGAAAATTTGGGACCTAAAGTACCTAAAGAGGAAACATCACAATCGACTGTGATCGAAACTACTGATACGTCAGAGCAATTAGTAGCGGATATTTCGCTTAGTAAAACTGAAGAGCTTCTCCTACAGCAGGGACTTTTGAATTTTCCACTCACAGACGATAAGTTTGTCATTCCGCAACAAATCGATTTTTTAGCCG GTACTAGTAATAACTCAGTGGGGGTTATCGTTCCATACTTCCAAACATCACTACCAAATCATCAAACCTTAATCCAAGGTTCTAATAACGTAATGACCATGCAATTCAGCGATTTGGTCCACTCTCAGTATTTACAACAACCGTTGatgtaa
- the LOC103315168 gene encoding gastrula zinc finger protein XlCGF57.1 isoform X2, which translates to MRHLEQEVSSSDQCKAEYLDNFLEIKEEIPNLILDECENFMKNEFTSDEESDNLNALEMPDNDDLLNINEEDIFKDLQEEADGEKLDDEILDNVKEEWRAHWGVKCNMCEQVFPYKTEFDKHYQDNYGLIPVYTCTFCNKTAEKYSTFRSHCYRHITEGRYKCQACPKGFSLQSMLHVHVLAKHTKAKPFKCDECGKSFVTKPGLKIHLRKHKTELKEDYPCVECGKILHTRGGLTSHMNVHRLGRRFMCDVCGKTFTQKVNMQQHVKQHTGDKPHGCDKCGKTFAEKSHLARHYSFHSDQRPFKCDVCQKMYKTERCLKVHSLVHAAARPFVCSYCSKGFLSSTKLKQHFNIHTGERPYKCKYCERTFTNYPNWLKHTRRRHKVDHKTGENLGPKVPKEETSQSTVIETTDTSEQLVADISLSKTEELLLQQGLLNFPLTDDKFVIPQQIDFLAGTSNNSVGVIVPYFQTSLPNHQTLIQGSNNVMTMQFSDLVHSQYLQQPLM; encoded by the exons atgagacACCTCGAGCAAGAAGTTTCAAGCTCGGATCAGTGTAAAGCGGAGTATTTGGATAACTTCCTTGAGATAAAGGAGGAAATTCCGAACTTAATCTTAGACGAATGCGAGAATTTCATGAAAAATGAGTTTACGAGTGACGAGGAGAGTG ATAACTTGAATGCCTTAGAAATGCCAGATAACGACgatttattaaacataaacGAGGAAGACATTTTCAAAGACTTGCAAGAGGAAGCTGATGGTGAGAAATTAGACGATGAAATTTTGGACAATGTGAAGGAGGAATGGAGGGCTCATTGGGGGGTCAAATGTAACATGTGCGAGCAAGTCTTTCCCTACAAAACTGAATTTGATAAACACTACCAAGACAATTATGGCTTAATTCCCGTGTATACTTGCACTTTTTGCAACAAGACTGCTGAAAAATATTCCACCTTTAGGTCTCACTGTTACAGGCATATAACAGAAGGGCGCTACAA GTGTCAAGCGTGTCCTAAAGGTTTTAGTTTACAAAGCATGTTACACGTCCATGTGTTAGCAAAGCACACGAAAGCTAAGCCTTTTAAGTGTGATGAGTGTGGTAAGAGCTTCGTTACTAAACCAGGACTTAAAATTCATCTTAGAAAACACAAGACTGAACTCAAGGAGGATTACCCGTGTGTGGAGTGTGGTAAAAT ATTACACACTCGAGGCGGTTTAACCTCTCACATGAACGTCCACCGGTTAGGCCGCCGTTTCATGTGTGACGTTTGCGGTAAAACGTTCACCCAAAAAGTGAACATGCAACAACACGTCAAACAACACACTGGTGATAAACCCCACGGTTGTGATAAATGTGGCAAAAC TTTTGCAGAAAAATCACACTTGGCGCGCCATTACAGCTTCCACAGCGACCAGCGGCCGTTTAAGTGTGATGTGTGCCAAAAAATGTACAAGACTGAACGTTGTTTAAAAGTCCATAGTTTAGTACATGCTGCGGCCAGACCCTTCGTTTGTAGTTATTGCAGTAAGGGCTTTTTGAGTAGCACCAAATTGAag CAACACTTTAATATTCATACAGGTGAACGGCCTTACAAGTGTAAATATTGCGAACGCACATTTACGAATTATCCAAATTGGCTGAAACACACACGAAGACGACATAAAGTTGATCACAAGACTGGAGAAAATTTGGGACCTAAAGTACCTAAAGAGGAAACATCACAATCGACTGTGATCGAAACTACTGATACGTCAGAGCAATTAGTAGCGGATATTTCGCTTAGTAAAACTGAAGAGCTTCTCCTACAGCAGGGACTTTTGAATTTTCCACTCACAGACGATAAGTTTGTCATTCCGCAACAAATCGATTTTTTAGCCG GTACTAGTAATAACTCAGTGGGGGTTATCGTTCCATACTTCCAAACATCACTACCAAATCATCAAACCTTAATCCAAGGTTCTAATAACGTAATGACCATGCAATTCAGCGATTTGGTCCACTCTCAGTATTTACAACAACCGTTGatgtaa
- the ppan gene encoding protein Peter pan, with protein MGKRRKGRCVKNNTNVHSEPAEVVQAPHSFVIHKGLPGGHLLELTKDFRKVMEPFTATSLKERKKNTVKDFVAVAGLLHVSHLMIFSRTEIGMYLKICRLPRGPTMTFKIHNFSLARDVVSSLKKQAVVEAAFKHSPLIVLNSFTSEGMHLKLMASMFQNMFPTINLTNVDLNNVRRCVLLNYNPTTKLIDFRHYTIKVIPVGISKGVKKVVQGKVPNLAKCGDISEFLTKSGMLSESEFEDDPSNHVTLSQKLISRGNIESGKSSIKLTELGPRLTLQLIKIEDGLLDGEVLYHDLIEKTDEEKLEIQKKREAKRKLKEARKKTQEKNKEKKENMKKELKEKSLEGMKKKESNEEVAVEDDNDAEYYKEEVGEEPDKDLFTQSQRKPSRPVQFRKRKSSEKPPNSAKKFKRNDGKSTRHLQNRDQRPIGGQAFGKGKVKNKRNFKK; from the exons ATGGGAAAACGCAGAAAGGGGCGTTGTGTGAAAAACAACACGAATGTGCACAGCGAACCGGCGGAAGTGGTGCAAGCCCCGCATTCGTTTGTCATTCATAAGGGGCTCCCGGGTGGCCACTTGTTAGAGCTTACGAAGGATTTTCGTAAGGTTATGGAACCCTTCACTGCTACTTCCCTTAAA GAGCGTAAGAAAAACACAGTTAAGGATTTTGTTGCCGTTGCCGGTTTGTTGCACGTGTctcatttaatgattttttcgcGCACCGAAATTGGGATGTATCTGAAAATCTGTCGATTGCCGCGAGGGCCTACAATGACCTTCAAAATCCACAATTTTTCCCTTGCTAGAGATGTGGTTTCATCGCTTAAAAAACAAGCAGTGGTGGAGGCTGCGTTTAAACATTCACCTTTGATTGTTTTGAACAGTTTTACAAGTGAAGGGATGCACCTTAAACTGATGGCTTCAATGTTCCAAAATATGTTTcctacaattaatttaacaaat gttgATTTGAACAATGTGAGACGTTGTGTGTTGTTAAATTATAATCCTACTACGAAATTAATTGACTTTAGACATTACACAATCAAAGTAATTCCTGTTGGAATTTCAAAAGGAGTGAAAAAAGTTGTCCAAGGCAAAGTACCGAATCTGGCAAAATGTGGTGATATTTCAGAATTTCTAACAAA atCAGGAATGTTATCAGAGAGTGAATTTGAGGATGATCCCAGCAATCATGTAACGTTATCTCAGAAACTTATTTCAAGAGGAAATATTGAATCTGGGAAATCCTCTATCAAATTAACAGAACTAGGGCCAAGACTAACTTtacagttaattaaaattgaggATGGTCTACTGGATGGCGAGGTTTTGTACCAcgatttaatcgaaaaaaccGACGAAGAGAAACTGGAAATACAAAAGAAACGTGAAGCTAAAAGAAAATTGAAAGAGGCGCGGAAGAAGACACAAGagaaaaataaggaaaagAAGGAGAACATGAAAAAggaattaaaagaaaagtcACTTGAAGGAATGAAGAAGAAAGAATCAAATGAGGAGGTTGCTGTTGAAGATGATAATGATGCAGAATACTACAAGGAAGAGGTGGGGGAAGAACCCGATAAAGATTTGTTTACACAATCGCAAAGAAAACCCTCAAGACCTGTTCAGTTCAGGAAGAGGAAATCAAGCGAAAAGCCGCCTAATTccgcaaaaaaattcaaacgaaaCGACGGAAAAAGCACTAGACATTTACAAAATCGTGACCAGCGACCAATCGGTGGCCAAGCCTTTGGGAAAGGGAAGGTAAAAAACAaacgtaattttaaaaaatga
- the LOC103315169 gene encoding carbonic anhydrase 14 — MQSPINITEELISQHFTPFYFCGYNQMYNAAITYTEHGININFLDSELPKVSGAGLCKEYVLTALNFHWDSEHLIDNQRYPLEGQLIHYAKKYENFKNALNYKDGVAIFSTFFTITENSNDAFENLIETIPVIRMKIDHPVELLQPVIPRQFLSDKIGKFYRYNGSLTTPCFDETVIWTIFSTPNHLSQSQLERLQKNWEHLNKPRTCNYRELQDDNDRRIYFSVI, encoded by the exons ATGCAATCCCCAATCAACATCACCGAAGAGCTGATATCACAACATTTTACACCGTTCTATTTTTGCGGTTACAACCAAATGTACAACGCGGCTATAACTTACACAGAACACGGAA taaatattaattttctgGATTCGGAATTGCCCAAAGTTTCGGGGGCCGGACTGTGTAAAGAGTATGTTTTAACTGCTTTAAACTTTCACTGGGACTCGGAACATTTAATCGACAATCAAAG GTACCCTCTCGAAGGCCAGTTGATTCATTACGCCaagaaatatgaaaatttcaaGAATGCATTGAATTATAAAGACGGTGTTGCTATTTTCAGCACATTTTTCACT ATAACGGAGAATTCAAACGAtgcgtttgaaaatttaatcgaAACGATTCCTGTGATACGAATGAAAATTGACCATCCGGTCGAATTACTGCAACCAGTTATACCGCGACAATTCTTAAGCGACAAAATTGGCAAGTTTTATCGGTATAACGGGTCTCTAACAACGCCCTGTTTCGACGAAACTGTGATTTGGACGATTTTTTCAACACCTAATCATTTATCGCAGTCACAA TTGGAAaggttgcaaaaaaattgggaGCATTTAAATAAGCCTCGAACATGTAATTACAGGGAACTACAGGACGATAATGACCGGAGGATATATTTCAGTGTGATTTGA
- the LOC103315167 gene encoding prothoracicotropic hormone, which yields MKKIIIAILLTLTFIKFTKPMDIWKDKNYNFLDYDEVDDRCDNEICQNNFDDLIKRKVKDNEDMTYQSDVIGKKTTRLSPYYHPSRPMPCSCGIEFRVLDLGHQYYPRYLHSGVCKSELCGGPYRCIERHYKVRVLKQKDPRNPEIRPSMALPDTLKGTWLSETITVTVACECSV from the exons ATG aaaaaaatcataatcgCAATTTTACTAACCTTGACGTTTATTAAATTCACGAAACCGATGGATATttggaaagataaaaattacaattttctgGATTATGACGAAGTGGATGATCGGTGTGATAACGAGATTTGCCAAAACAACTTCGACGATTTGATTAAGAGAAAAGTGAAAGACAACGAGGACATGACGTACCAATCA GACGTGATAGGTAAAAAGACAACGAGACTGTCACCTTATTACCATCCTTCACGGCCGATGCCTTGTTCGTGTGGGATCGAATTTCGCGTTCTCGATTTAGGACACCAGTATTACCCAAG ATATTTACACTCAGGTGTATGCAAATCGGAACTTTGCGGGGGACCCTACCGTTGCATCGAACGCCACTACAAAGTCCGCGTTTTGAAACAGAAAGACCCCCGAAACCCTGAAATAAGACCCTCAATGGCCCTTCCAGACACTCTAAAAGGCACTTGGCTTTCCGAAACAATCACAGTAACAGTCGCATGTGAATGTTCTGTATGA
- the LOC103315168 gene encoding zinc finger protein 660 isoform X3 translates to MRHLEQEVSSSDQCKAEYLDNFLEIKEEIPNLILDECENFMKNEFTSDEESEMPDNDDLLNINEEDIFKDLQEEADGEKLDDEILDNVKEEWRAHWGVKCNMCEQVFPYKTEFDKHYQDNYGLIPVYTCTFCNKTAEKYSTFRSHCYRHITEGRYKCQACPKGFSLQSMLHVHVLAKHTKAKPFKCDECGKSFVTKPGLKIHLRKHKTELKEDYPCVECGKILHTRGGLTSHMNVHRLGRRFMCDVCGKTFTQKVNMQQHVKQHTGDKPHGCDKCGKTFAEKSHLARHYSFHSDQRPFKCDVCQKMYKTERCLKVHSLVHAAARPFVCSYCSKGFLSSTKLKQHFNIHTGERPYKCKYCERTFTNYPNWLKHTRRRHKVDHKTGENLGPKVPKEETSQSTVIETTDTSEQLVADISLSKTEELLLQQGLLNFPLTDDKFVIPQQIDFLAGTSNNSVGVIVPYFQTSLPNHQTLIQGSNNVMTMQFSDLVHSQYLQQPLM, encoded by the exons atgagacACCTCGAGCAAGAAGTTTCAAGCTCGGATCAGTGTAAAGCGGAGTATTTGGATAACTTCCTTGAGATAAAGGAGGAAATTCCGAACTTAATCTTAGACGAATGCGAGAATTTCATGAAAAATGAGTTTACGAGTGACGAGGAGAGTG AAATGCCAGATAACGACgatttattaaacataaacGAGGAAGACATTTTCAAAGACTTGCAAGAGGAAGCTGATGGTGAGAAATTAGACGATGAAATTTTGGACAATGTGAAGGAGGAATGGAGGGCTCATTGGGGGGTCAAATGTAACATGTGCGAGCAAGTCTTTCCCTACAAAACTGAATTTGATAAACACTACCAAGACAATTATGGCTTAATTCCCGTGTATACTTGCACTTTTTGCAACAAGACTGCTGAAAAATATTCCACCTTTAGGTCTCACTGTTACAGGCATATAACAGAAGGGCGCTACAA GTGTCAAGCGTGTCCTAAAGGTTTTAGTTTACAAAGCATGTTACACGTCCATGTGTTAGCAAAGCACACGAAAGCTAAGCCTTTTAAGTGTGATGAGTGTGGTAAGAGCTTCGTTACTAAACCAGGACTTAAAATTCATCTTAGAAAACACAAGACTGAACTCAAGGAGGATTACCCGTGTGTGGAGTGTGGTAAAAT ATTACACACTCGAGGCGGTTTAACCTCTCACATGAACGTCCACCGGTTAGGCCGCCGTTTCATGTGTGACGTTTGCGGTAAAACGTTCACCCAAAAAGTGAACATGCAACAACACGTCAAACAACACACTGGTGATAAACCCCACGGTTGTGATAAATGTGGCAAAAC TTTTGCAGAAAAATCACACTTGGCGCGCCATTACAGCTTCCACAGCGACCAGCGGCCGTTTAAGTGTGATGTGTGCCAAAAAATGTACAAGACTGAACGTTGTTTAAAAGTCCATAGTTTAGTACATGCTGCGGCCAGACCCTTCGTTTGTAGTTATTGCAGTAAGGGCTTTTTGAGTAGCACCAAATTGAag CAACACTTTAATATTCATACAGGTGAACGGCCTTACAAGTGTAAATATTGCGAACGCACATTTACGAATTATCCAAATTGGCTGAAACACACACGAAGACGACATAAAGTTGATCACAAGACTGGAGAAAATTTGGGACCTAAAGTACCTAAAGAGGAAACATCACAATCGACTGTGATCGAAACTACTGATACGTCAGAGCAATTAGTAGCGGATATTTCGCTTAGTAAAACTGAAGAGCTTCTCCTACAGCAGGGACTTTTGAATTTTCCACTCACAGACGATAAGTTTGTCATTCCGCAACAAATCGATTTTTTAGCCG GTACTAGTAATAACTCAGTGGGGGTTATCGTTCCATACTTCCAAACATCACTACCAAATCATCAAACCTTAATCCAAGGTTCTAATAACGTAATGACCATGCAATTCAGCGATTTGGTCCACTCTCAGTATTTACAACAACCGTTGatgtaa
- the LOC103315168 gene encoding zinc finger protein 664 isoform X4 produces MPDNDDLLNINEEDIFKDLQEEADGEKLDDEILDNVKEEWRAHWGVKCNMCEQVFPYKTEFDKHYQDNYGLIPVYTCTFCNKTAEKYSTFRSHCYRHITEGRYKCQACPKGFSLQSMLHVHVLAKHTKAKPFKCDECGKSFVTKPGLKIHLRKHKTELKEDYPCVECGKILHTRGGLTSHMNVHRLGRRFMCDVCGKTFTQKVNMQQHVKQHTGDKPHGCDKCGKTFAEKSHLARHYSFHSDQRPFKCDVCQKMYKTERCLKVHSLVHAAARPFVCSYCSKGFLSSTKLKQHFNIHTGERPYKCKYCERTFTNYPNWLKHTRRRHKVDHKTGENLGPKVPKEETSQSTVIETTDTSEQLVADISLSKTEELLLQQGLLNFPLTDDKFVIPQQIDFLAGTSNNSVGVIVPYFQTSLPNHQTLIQGSNNVMTMQFSDLVHSQYLQQPLM; encoded by the exons ATGCCAGATAACGACgatttattaaacataaacGAGGAAGACATTTTCAAAGACTTGCAAGAGGAAGCTGATGGTGAGAAATTAGACGATGAAATTTTGGACAATGTGAAGGAGGAATGGAGGGCTCATTGGGGGGTCAAATGTAACATGTGCGAGCAAGTCTTTCCCTACAAAACTGAATTTGATAAACACTACCAAGACAATTATGGCTTAATTCCCGTGTATACTTGCACTTTTTGCAACAAGACTGCTGAAAAATATTCCACCTTTAGGTCTCACTGTTACAGGCATATAACAGAAGGGCGCTACAA GTGTCAAGCGTGTCCTAAAGGTTTTAGTTTACAAAGCATGTTACACGTCCATGTGTTAGCAAAGCACACGAAAGCTAAGCCTTTTAAGTGTGATGAGTGTGGTAAGAGCTTCGTTACTAAACCAGGACTTAAAATTCATCTTAGAAAACACAAGACTGAACTCAAGGAGGATTACCCGTGTGTGGAGTGTGGTAAAAT ATTACACACTCGAGGCGGTTTAACCTCTCACATGAACGTCCACCGGTTAGGCCGCCGTTTCATGTGTGACGTTTGCGGTAAAACGTTCACCCAAAAAGTGAACATGCAACAACACGTCAAACAACACACTGGTGATAAACCCCACGGTTGTGATAAATGTGGCAAAAC TTTTGCAGAAAAATCACACTTGGCGCGCCATTACAGCTTCCACAGCGACCAGCGGCCGTTTAAGTGTGATGTGTGCCAAAAAATGTACAAGACTGAACGTTGTTTAAAAGTCCATAGTTTAGTACATGCTGCGGCCAGACCCTTCGTTTGTAGTTATTGCAGTAAGGGCTTTTTGAGTAGCACCAAATTGAag CAACACTTTAATATTCATACAGGTGAACGGCCTTACAAGTGTAAATATTGCGAACGCACATTTACGAATTATCCAAATTGGCTGAAACACACACGAAGACGACATAAAGTTGATCACAAGACTGGAGAAAATTTGGGACCTAAAGTACCTAAAGAGGAAACATCACAATCGACTGTGATCGAAACTACTGATACGTCAGAGCAATTAGTAGCGGATATTTCGCTTAGTAAAACTGAAGAGCTTCTCCTACAGCAGGGACTTTTGAATTTTCCACTCACAGACGATAAGTTTGTCATTCCGCAACAAATCGATTTTTTAGCCG GTACTAGTAATAACTCAGTGGGGGTTATCGTTCCATACTTCCAAACATCACTACCAAATCATCAAACCTTAATCCAAGGTTCTAATAACGTAATGACCATGCAATTCAGCGATTTGGTCCACTCTCAGTATTTACAACAACCGTTGatgtaa
- the Kal1 gene encoding anosmin-1: MALSTVLLVVLVLVREPRGFFDAVDALGARYEHDALASARCRASCWHQTNKNSCVKSCLAAPFNKPGRCPQNEKTLSPFDAVCLKTCTQDNQCSNLKKCCRHSCGVTCQHPEELLSAVGIPPIPQDLKLTEGLKKRTVHIEWNPGQPTPGVVLYLLEERHHTGRNFFGEDLSDWSQCGQTNKTSHILRNFVKPARWYQFRVAAVNENGTKGFSNISPTFSVSARPRPPRAPQNVTVSPLSSDSNGTLSGELHWAPPLSELPIQKYKVFWSRRLHGDKALNSVLVNQRVVSKEETTFLLQNLQPNSLYFLQIQALAQYGNSRLKGEKSGLVLNTTNYMNVTHNLVSTKPPIRNKIQDLQVLKIYWAQNSLKAKIIWKPGKDSSKYAVSLWAWPCHKNSKSRNHFKLAVTTKMSHYVLTDLEFECRYRVSVKSISEEGIKSAEDTSITFLIPSCSEFKKTNRKAKCTN, encoded by the exons ATGGCTCTGTCCACGGTACTCCTAGTAGTACTAGTGCTAGTACGCGAACCGCGGGGTTTTTTCGACGCCGTCGACGCTCTCGGGGCGCGCTACGAGCACGACGCCCTCGCCTCCGCGCGCTGCAGAGCCagctgctggcaccagaccAACAAAAACTCG TGCGTAAAATCGTGCCTAGCTGCACCTTTTAATAAACCCGGTCGTTGTCCACAAAACGAGAAAACCTTATCACCTTTCGACGCCGTGTGCTTGAAGACATGCACTCAGGATAATCAGtgttcaaatttgaaaaaatgttgcCGACACAGTTGCGGAGTCACTTGCCAACATCCCGAAGAACTGTTATCAGCAGTGG GCATTCCCCCCATCCCCCAAGACCTAAAACTGACCGAAGGTTTAAAAAAACGCACGGTCCACATCGAATGGAACCCTGGACAACCAACTCCTGGAGTCGTTCTCTATTTGCTGGAAGAGCGTCACCACACCGGACGCAACTTCTTCGGCGAAGACCTAAGCGACTGGTCGCAGTGCGGCCAAACTAACAAAACTAGtcacattttacgaaattttgttaaacctGCCCGATGGTACCAATTCCGGGTGGCCGCAGTCAACGAAAATGGTACCAAAGGATTTTCCAATATTTCTCCCACTTTTAGCGTTTCCGCAA GACCTAGGCCCCCCAGAGCCCCCCAAAACGTGACTGTTAGCCCCCTTTCGAGCGACTCAAACGGGACTTTGAGTGGGGAATTGCATTGGGCGCCCCCACTTTCCGAATTGCCGATTCAGAAATATAAAGTGTTTTGGAGTCGGAGATTGCATGGGGATAAAGCGCTCAATTCTGTTCTTGTTAATCAAAGAGTGGTGTCAAAG GAGGAAACAacgtttttattgcaaaaccTCCAACCAAACTCTTTGTATTTCCTTCAAATTCAGGCATTAGCTCAATATGGTAATAGCCGCCTAAAGGGAGAAAAATCGGGACTTGTTCTAAACACAACAAACTACATGAATG TTACTCATAATTTAGTCTCGACTAAACCGCCGATTAGAAACAAAATCCAAGACTTACAGGTGCTAAAAATCTACTGGGCTCAGAATAGTTTAAAAGCGAAAATCATCTGGAAACCTGGGAAGGACTCTTCGAAATATGCCGTGTCTTTATGGGCTTGGCCTTGCCACAAGAATTCCAAATCTCGAAACCATTTCAAATTAGCAGTGACGACAAAA atgTCTCATTACGTTTTAACTGATCTCGAATTTGAGTGTCGATATAGGGTTAGTGTTAAAAGTATTTCAGAAGAAGGAATAAAGTCAGCGGAGGACACTTCGATAACGTTTCTTATTCCCTCCTGTagcgaatttaaaaaaacgaatcGAAAGGCGAAATGTACaaattaa